From Solea senegalensis isolate Sse05_10M linkage group LG7, IFAPA_SoseM_1, whole genome shotgun sequence, a single genomic window includes:
- the large2 gene encoding LARGE xylosyl- and glucuronyltransferase 2 produces MNLLCRGRLKLLVVSLTAVVLLTWLYLLAGNLENGRSLLLAPCVADTPAAQVLERAVLESRVREVEEENRQIRLQLSQSQGIAAAQQPEGNYGNQQWGASADTGPEDGDNTAEEKTNRTECPRLPTVQKCELIHVACVCAGHNASRDVVTLVKSILFHRRNPLHFHFITDTVANRILSSLFQSWMVPSVQVSFYDADELKSEVSWIPNKHYSGIYGLMKLTLTKALPSDLSNVIVLDTDITFATDIAELWGIFRKFTDKQVIGLVENQSDWYLGNLWKNHKPWPALGRGFNTGVILLYLERLRRIGWEQMWRLTAERELMSMLSTSLADQDIFNAFIKQNPVLVHQLPCFWNVQLSDHTRSEQCYTEVSDLKVIHWNSPKKLRVKNKHVEFFRNLYLTFLEYDGNLLRRELFGCPSQAGSKSIQLQTALEELDEDDQCYDFRRERLTIHRVHLYFLQYQYTPTEDDTDITLVAQLSMDRLQMLEAICKHWEGPISLALYMSDAEAQQFLRYAQSSEVLKNRKNIGYHIVYKEGQFYPVNLVRNIALKNANTPYVFLTDVDFLPMYGLYDYLRKSVVQLDMAHTKKALVVPAFETLRYRLSFPKSKAELLSMLDMGTLYTFRYHVWPKGHAPTNYAKWRTATTPYKVEWESDFEPYVVVRRDCPEYDQRFVGFGWNKVSHIMELDAQEFDLMVLPNAFMIHMPHAPSFDISKFRSSSSYRNCLNTLKDEFHQDLSRKYGAAALKYLTAQRNI; encoded by the exons ATGAACCTGCTGTGCCGTGGACGCCTGAAGCTGCTGGTGGTGTCACTCACAGCGGTCGTCCTGCTCACCTGGCTCTACCTGCTCGCTGGAAACCTGGAGA aTGGTCGCTCCCTCCTCCTGGCTCCCTGCGTCGCCGACACCCCGGCAGCCCAGGTCCTAGAGCGTGCCGTTCTGGAGTCCCGAGTCCGAGAAGTGGAAGAGGAGAACCGGCAGATCCGGCTGCAGCTCAGCCAGTCACAGGGCATCGCCGCTGCCCAGCAGCCCGAAGGGAACTATGGCAACCAGCAGTGGGGAGCGTCTGCAGACACGGGTCCTGAGGATGGGGACAACACAGCAGAAGAGAAGACCAATCGCACAGAGTGTCCCAGATTGCCAACCGTCCAGAAGTGTGAG ctgataCACGTGGCGTGCGTTTGTGCTGGTCACAACGCCAGTAGAGACGTGGTCACACTGGTCAAGTCCATCCTCTTTCACAG GAGAAATCCACTTCACTTCCATTTCATCACCGACACAGTAGCCAATCGTATCCTGAGTTCTCTGTTCCAGTCCTGGATGGTCCCGTCCGTGCAAGTCAGCTTCTATGATGCAGATGAACTCAAG tCTGAGGTGTCGTGGATACCCAACAAACACTACTCAGGTATTTATGGCTTGATGAAGCTGACGTTAACCAAAGCTTTGCCCTCCGACCTGTCCAACGTCATCGTCCTAGACACGGACATCACCTTCGCCACTGACATCGCTGAGCTCTGGGGCATTTTTAGGAAATTTACAG ATAAGCAGGTGATTGGTCTGGTGGAGAACCAGAGTGACTGGTATCTGGGGAACTTGTGGAAAAACCACAAACCCTGGCCTGCACTGGGACGCGGCTTCAACACAG GCGTCATTCTCCTCTACTTGGAGCGGCTGCGGCGAATCGGTTGGGAGCAGATGTGGCGGCTGACGGCAGAAAGGGAGCTCATGAGCATGCTCAGTACGTCGCTTGCAGATCAG GACATCTTCAATGCCTTTATCAAGCAGAACCCGGTGCTGGTGCATCAGCTGCCCTGCTTCTGGAACGTCCAGCTGTCGGATCACACTCGCTCTGAGCAGTGCTACACTGAGGTGTCTGACCTTAAG GTGATCCACTGGAACTCTCCGAAGAAGCTGCGCGTGAAGAACAAACACGTCGAGTTCTTCAGGAACCTCTACCTGACCTTTTTAGAGTATGATGGGAACCTGCTGAGACGGGAGCTGTTTGGCTGCCCGAGTCAGGCTGGCTCCAAGAGCATCCag ctgCAAACGGCTCTGGAGGAGCTGGATGAGGACGATCAGTGTTACGACTTCCGTCGGGAGCGGCTCACTATTCACCGCGTGCACCTCTACTTCCTGCAATACCAGTACACACCTACAGAGGATGACACTGACATCACACTGGTGGCACAGCTCTCCATGGACAG GCTGCAGATGCTGGAGGCCATCTGTAAGCACTGGGAGGGCCCCATCAGCCTGGCGCTCTACATGTCTGACGCTGAGGCTCAGCAGTTCCTGCGCTACGCTCAGTCGTCCGAGGTCCTCAAGAACCGCAAGAACATCGGCTACCACATTGTCTACAAGGAGGGACAATTCTACCCAGTCAACCTGGTTAGGAACATCGCCCTAAAAAACGCCAACACGCCGTATGTGTTCCTGACTGATGTGGATTTCCTGCCAATGTACGGTCTCTATGATTACCTCAG AAAGTCTGTGGTGCAGCTCGATATGGCTCACACTAAAAAGGCTCTCGTGGTTCCAGCTTTCGAGACACTTCGTTACCGTCTCTCCTTCCCCAAATCCAAAGCTGAGTTGCTCTCCATGCTGGACATGGGGACCCTCTACACCTTCAG GTATCATGTGTGGCCCAAGGGTCACGCTCCTACCAACTATGCCAAATGGCGAACAGCCACCACCCCCTATAAGGTGGAGTGGGAGTCGGACTTTGAACCATATGTTGTGGTGAGACGAGACTGCCCGGAATATGACCAGCGATTCGTGGGCTTTGGCTGGAACAAGGTGTCCCATATCATGGAGCTGGATGCACAG gaGTTTGATCTGATGGTCCTCCCCAATGCTTTCATGATCCACATGCCGCATGCTCCCAGCTTTGACATCTCCAAATTTCGCTCCAGCTCCAGCTACCGCAACTGTCTGAACACCCTGAAGGACGAGTTTCACCAAGACCTGTCTAGGAAGTACGGCGCGGCTGCTCTCAAGTACCTCACCGCTCAGAGGAACATTTAA